The genomic window CACACGCCTGCAGCATTTTCTCTACATCAACAAAGTGGACGGAGTGGTACCCTCCTACTCCCTTCTGCGGCAGGGCAGCGACTGGCAGAAGGTCGGCGAGCCCCCCTTTGCCGTACCACCGGAGAAAAACTGGGGCAAGATGGTAGAAACCCTGCGGCTCTTGCAAGAGGAAATCATCCCGGTGATAGGCCCGGTAACGATACTCTCCGGCTGGCGCACCACGACCTACAATGCCAAGGCCGGCGGATCCAAGCGCAGTAAACATATGCACTTTTGCGGATTGGACATGGTTCCCGAGCGGGACTACACAAGAGAAGAACTGGTGCCGATTCTGAAGAAAATCCAGCGCCGTGTGGGCAAGAAGTGGAACATGGGGCTTGGCATTTACCGCGGTGTGCGCTTCCACGTGGACACCTGCGGTTATCGGAGCTGGTAATCGGCACACCGCACTGCGTAAACTAGCACCGTCATCAAACAACAATAATCGAGGGACCCACGGTGCAAGCAAAGATGGAACAGCGCTCGTTCATTGCCGCCCTGTTGCTGGTATCTCTGGCTTTTGCGCTGCTGCTCAAGCCCTTCTTCACACCGATTTTCTGGGCCTGTGCCATCACGGTAATTTTCTACCCGGTGTACCGACTGCTGATGCAGCGGTTTCCAAAGTGGCCCAACCTGATGGCACTGCTGACACTGGTGCTCTGTGTAGTGCTGGTGGTAATCCCGGTGCTGGCGGTAGCCAGTTCATTCGTCAATGAAGCCGTCACCCTGTTTCAGAAAGCCCAGAGCGGCCAGATCGACCTGTCAAAGCAAATGGAACAGGTGCGCTCTGCCTTCCCGGGTATCAATGCCTTCTTCGAGCGTATCGGCATTGATTTTGACCAGCTCAAAGAGAGAATCCTCAACTGGTTGATGAGTGCTGGCAGTTT from Microbulbifer aggregans includes these protein-coding regions:
- a CDS encoding D-Ala-D-Ala carboxypeptidase family metallohydrolase yields the protein MDIKESPDHEWIDIHIERRRAIWITALTLAGILVLVVFTVEKVRELSERIVTPREIIPVERIPEKLVIPDVYNVKGYPAASPKAFEKFLDQSGARPKYTRLQHFLYINKVDGVVPSYSLLRQGSDWQKVGEPPFAVPPEKNWGKMVETLRLLQEEIIPVIGPVTILSGWRTTTYNAKAGGSKRSKHMHFCGLDMVPERDYTREELVPILKKIQRRVGKKWNMGLGIYRGVRFHVDTCGYRSW